From one Pempheris klunzingeri isolate RE-2024b chromosome 5, fPemKlu1.hap1, whole genome shotgun sequence genomic stretch:
- the pidd1 gene encoding p53-induced death domain-containing protein 1 has translation MSEERVVEPERDAPSVSPSSLMDICSPSISSLSSSYISTHHHAYFSSSSSSSAVVSLTPPLPPSVELPAVLTDTRLTLDVYQGGAAALPLLWGSIPGALRGLQYLRLGSEDKPGLDGALEVLPHLTELRSLAIRGHCFYDSQGDPLPGLLTTLPTSVSSLSHLMHLDLSFNQLSCLPPCLLSLPVLSSLLLCHNHLSALPPDVGQLSSLTYLSLLGNELVSLPPSLGQMKALQTLDISHNLLQLVPDEIGSLEGLVKLELSNNKLKQLPESMGYLLSLRELVMYSNDLRLIPHCLNKLPLLKIDVRDNPLGRPPTPPPLPPTPDQAEKKVPELHLGFNQHSFCVSSAGCHVFLPGGAELLFPPGCVVTNTKLEWVEKRPDRKWVWLEEHNILLSYPLELRPHGITFLKPVEVCVPYLRPKRREVVVQRFDGQSWSTLPTVLRRGSESHSSHPGGRPARLACSTVSQFSWFMAVSRPVKDSCSVTPAGALLVSSSDPGIKLHFPQDSTAETRTITLQVLQVSVPDVQALCGDPQASASPLLCLSQTPSTHFLQPVKVQVPLPAGVTGHTVDLSCLHLLHGDPAAQTWTDITPQVSLYVTHLYAIFYITHFSWYWLWYTTQRCVSGVVRKVYQRLKQFKVQFLVLQRKTDPSQVMLQCLPSDKVDSRVQSLSEQYDGPLPSDLCDLLEGEQFFAGFEKGLDISTERPDCVEGRLCFVFYSSLKNLKEVYICSAQGQKGPVRGQVSFYRGDIPNNLPEEVARKRKGHDSQWLATFPLRLPALNSENNFIMEEQLYPPLNLGDPESGYLTEVNLLSISLQIGQDWRLIGINLGLSYQELDRIQYKNRDNLGALVLDMLFHWARGQSSAGPGAVSRLVTAMTESGRRDLADEIEDIVSIGKRKYSESLRRVGLEAESSSLDETQR, from the exons ATGTCTGAGGAACGAGTGGTTGAGCCAGAGAGGGACGCTCCCTCCGTGTCTCCCTCCAGCCTCATGGACATCTGTAGTCCGTCCATatccagcctctcctcctcataCATCTCCACCCATCATCATGCCTATttttcttcatcctcatcctcctctgctgtcgTGTCTCTGACTCCACCCTTGCCCCCCTCTGTGGAGCTCCCGGCTGTGTTGACTGATACAAGGCTCACCCTGGATGTGTACCAGGGAGGAGCAGCTGCTCTGCCGCTACTTTGGGGGTCCATCCCAGGGGCACTGAGGGGCCTCCAGTACCTCAGACTGGGCTCTGAAGATAAACCAGGCCTGGATGGTGCACTTGAGGTCCTCCCCCATCTGACAGAGCTGCGCTCACTGGCTATTCGGG GACACTGCTTTTATGACTCACAAGGTGACCCGCTGCCTGGCCTCCTCACCACGTTGCCCACGTCTGTTTCCTCCCTTTCTCATCTGATGCACctggatctctccttcaacCAGCTCTCCTGTCTGCCACCCTGCCTCCTCAGCTTGCCTGTGCTGTCCTCTTTGCTCCTCTGTCACAACCACCTCTCAGCTTTGCCTCCCGATGTAGGCCAGCTGTCCTCCCTCACCTACCTCTCCCTCCTGGGGAACGAGCTGGTCTCTCTTCCTCCAAGTCTGGGCCAAATGAAAGCACTACAGACACTGGATATTTCGCATAACCTCCTTCAGCTGGTACCAGATGAAATTGGTTCTCTGGAGGGGCTTGTTAAACTGGAATTGTCCAACAACAAGCTGAAGCAGCTACCAGAGAGCATGG GCTATCTCCTTTCCCTGAGGGAGCTTGTCATGTACAGCAATGACCTCCGCCTGATCCCACATTGTCTGAACAAACTGCCTCTGCTGAAAATAGATGTGCGTGACAATCCCTTGGGACGACCcccaaccccccctcctctccctcctacACCTG atcaagcagaaaaaaaagttccagAGTTGCACCTTGGATTTAATCAGCACAG TTTCTGTGTTTCGTCTGCTGGGTGTCATGTGTTTCTCCCAGGGGGGGCTGAGCTGCTGTTCCCCCCGGGGTGCGTggtgacaaacacaaaactggAGTGGGTTGAGAAAAGgccagacaggaagtgggtgtGGCTGGAGGAGCACAACATCTTACTGAGTTATCCACTGGAGCTTCGTCCTCATGGAATTACATTTCTAAAG CCcgtggaggtgtgtgtgccATATCTTCGGCCAAAAAGAAGGGAGGTGGTGGTGCAGCGTTTTGACGGACAGTCGTGGAGCACTCTGCCCACTGTtctgaggagaggaagtgagagcCACAGCAGTCACCCTGGTGGACGTCCAGCCAGG CTGGCCTGCAGCACAGTGAGCCAGTTCTCCTGGTTTATGGCAGTGTCCCGTCCAGTAAAGGACAGTTGCTCTGTTACACCAGCTGGAGCGCTGCTGGTGTCCAGCTCTGACCCTGGAATCAAGCTCCACTTCCCCCAGGACTCCACTGCGGAGACTCGCACTATAACTTTACAG GTGCTGCAGGTGTCTGTGCCTGACGTACAGGCACTGTGTGGTGATCCTCAGGCCAGCGCCAGCcctcttctctgcctctcccagACTCCCAGCACACATTTCCTGCAGCCTGTCAAAGTTCAGGTCCCTCTGCCAGCTGGAGTTACAG GCCACACAGTTGATCTGTCCTGTTTGCACCTGCTACATGGAGACCCTGCCGCCCAAACCTGGACTGACATTACACCTCAAGTGTCTCTCTATGTCACCCATTTGTATGCCATTTTCTACATCACACATTTCTCCTG GTACTGGCTGTGGTACACCACTCAGCGCTGTGTTAGTGGGGTGGTCAGGAAGGTCTATCAAAGGCTAAAACAGTTCAAAGTCCAGTTCCTCGTCCTCCAGCGGAAGACTGATCCTTCACAAGTTATGCTACAGTGTTTACCTTCTGACAAG GTGGACAGCAGAGTGCAGTCTTTGTCAGAGCAGTACGACGGACCTCTGCCATCAGACCTGTGTGACCTGCTGGAGGGAGAGCAGTTCTTCGCCGGCTTTGAGAAGGGCTTAGATATCAGCACAG AGAGACCAGACTGTGTAGAGGGAagactgtgttttgtgttttactcCAGCCTGAAGAATCTGAAGGAAGTGTACATCTGTTCTGCTCAGGGTCAGAAGGGACCAGTGCGGGGACAA GTGTCTTTTTACAGAGGGGATATTCCCAACAATCTCCCAGAGGAAGTGgcgagaaagaggaaaggacaTGACAGCCAGTGGCTCGCAACCTTCCCGCTGAGACTTCCT GCTTTGAATTCAGAAAATAATTTCATCATGGAGGAGCAGCTGTATCCTCCTCTGAACCTGGGTGACCCTGAGAGCGGCTACCTGACAGAAGTCAACCTGCTGTCCATCTCTCTTCAGATAGGACAGGACTGGCGTCTTATTGGCATCAATCTTGGCTTAAGCTACCAGGAGTTGGACCGTATCCAGTACAAGAACAG GGACAACCTGGGAGCCTTGGTATTGGACATGCTGTTCCACTGGGCCCGGGGACAGAGCAGTGCTGGACCTGGGGCTGTGTCGAGGCTCGTGACGGCTATGACGGAGAGCGGCAGGAGAGACCTAGCAGATGAGATCGA